In Flavobacterium lacustre, a genomic segment contains:
- a CDS encoding HpaII family restriction endonuclease, giving the protein MLKGNKGDWSELYVFTKLLAEGKLYQSDINLNRDEDNYYEITKAYREESNSILEFERNSEISIYRIEKSNRVFLGHLSVDYFLGKSNDILNGIINGKGKSFEIESVNDFIDETKIQKLTALVTSKSDIKLRIYDHRLSKETDLGFSIKSLLGQDSTLFNTGPGNNFIFEIENDLKTSIDEFNRETYKPLGGMSKITARLHKINSELGLKIKFKEVQSKQLWRNLKMIDGDLPEVLAYALLYRWLYREASLLKISKILEEKDPLNFYNGDKSDQKLYEYKLKRFLAECAMGMTSETPWHGIYDATGGVIIAKKDGDIVCFHIYDFNLFREYLINNTMFEQPSTGEDEDNPGYLRTTKGTKKYYYGWLYEENDKLYFKINLQIRFK; this is encoded by the coding sequence ATGCTAAAAGGTAATAAAGGTGATTGGAGTGAACTATATGTTTTTACAAAACTATTGGCCGAGGGTAAATTATATCAGTCAGATATTAATTTGAATAGAGATGAAGATAATTATTATGAAATAACAAAAGCTTATAGAGAGGAGTCAAATTCTATATTAGAATTTGAAAGAAACTCTGAAATTTCTATTTATCGCATTGAAAAAAGTAATAGAGTATTTTTAGGACACTTAAGTGTCGATTATTTTTTAGGGAAATCAAACGATATTCTAAATGGTATAATTAATGGTAAAGGAAAAAGTTTTGAAATAGAAAGTGTTAATGATTTTATAGATGAAACTAAAATTCAAAAACTTACTGCTTTAGTAACAAGTAAGTCAGATATAAAATTAAGAATTTATGACCATCGTTTATCTAAAGAAACGGATTTAGGATTCAGCATAAAATCACTACTAGGACAAGACTCAACTTTATTTAATACCGGCCCAGGGAATAACTTTATTTTCGAAATTGAAAATGATTTAAAAACGTCTATAGATGAATTCAATAGAGAGACTTATAAGCCTTTAGGTGGAATGTCAAAAATTACTGCACGTCTACACAAAATTAATAGTGAATTAGGTCTGAAAATTAAATTCAAAGAAGTTCAATCAAAGCAGCTTTGGAGAAACTTAAAAATGATTGATGGGGATTTACCTGAAGTGCTTGCATATGCTTTGTTATACAGATGGCTATATAGGGAAGCATCTTTATTGAAAATTTCGAAAATATTAGAAGAAAAAGATCCACTCAATTTTTACAATGGCGATAAATCCGATCAGAAGCTTTATGAATATAAATTGAAAAGATTTTTAGCGGAATGTGCTATGGGAATGACGTCAGAAACACCTTGGCACGGGATTTATGATGCCACTGGAGGTGTAATAATTGCAAAAAAGGATGGGGATATTGTGTGTTTTCATATTTATGACTTTAATCTTTTTAGAGAATATTTGATAAATAATACAATGTTCGAGCAGCCATCAACTGGAGAAGACGAGGATAATCCAGGATATCTTAGAACAACAAAAGGAACAAAAAAATATTATTATGGTTGGTTATATGAAGAAAACGATAAATTGTATTTCAAGATAAATTTGCAAATTAGATTTAAATGA
- a CDS encoding very short patch repair endonuclease, whose amino-acid sequence MDRITPSQRSRNMRAIRSTNTKAEIRLAKSLWNLGYRYRKNNRTVFGTPDLTFKKLKIAIFVDSEFFHGKDWETQKDRVKTNAEFWQKKIERNIQRDIEVNNYLESQNWKVLRFWSTEIEKNLEDCVAIIQSEIISRQNQVC is encoded by the coding sequence ATGGATCGTATCACTCCATCCCAACGCTCTAGAAACATGCGAGCCATTCGCAGTACAAACACTAAAGCCGAAATCCGCTTGGCAAAATCCTTATGGAATCTTGGTTATCGCTACCGCAAGAACAACAGAACTGTTTTCGGTACGCCGGATTTAACGTTCAAAAAGCTCAAAATTGCCATTTTTGTGGACAGCGAATTCTTCCATGGCAAAGATTGGGAAACTCAAAAAGACCGCGTAAAAACCAATGCCGAGTTTTGGCAAAAGAAAATAGAGCGCAACATCCAGAGAGACATTGAAGTCAACAATTATCTCGAATCACAAAACTGGAAAGTACTCCGTTTCTGGAGTACGGAAATAGAAAAAAATCTGGAGGATTGCGTGGCTATAATCCAATCCGAAATTATTTCGAGACAAAACCAAGTCTGCTAA
- a CDS encoding L,D-transpeptidase family protein codes for MRKTILLTVIIVFGLLSLSVSCKNKEANKPVFALGTAVDSSDFQNLIKVPFDSTLVAPFFEKYPELSRFKSEITVLYRKYQYHYIWYDDSGINEPGNLLYNKISNLESEGVQAKIPYKEKLDDLFLLSNEEQKPNVETELLISALYFFYADKVFKGLDPKKSVEMGWYLPRKKQSYVSYLDTIILNPSLINKDEKEVLGQYYRLREVLQQYREIEQKGGWNTIDLDPEFPSLKPKDSSKTIAQIRQRLFATGDIASDSKSAIYDDELKEGILKYKKRNGFTPDAVITPKHIATLNIPVAARIKTIIVNMERCRWISADMSKAKELIVINIPSFQLTYFKEGKPELISKVVVGKTLNKTVVFSADMKYIVFSPYWNVPRSIIKKEIEPAMAKNPNYLAKHNMEWNNGNIRQKPGPKNSLGLVKFLFPNSNSIYLHDTPSKSLFNEEKRAFSHGCIRIAKPKELANLILKDDKNWTPAKIEAAMNKGEESWYTLKNKIPVYIGYFTAWVDTEGTVHFYDDVYQRDDRLAAMLLEE; via the coding sequence ATGAGAAAAACCATCTTATTGACCGTCATAATAGTTTTTGGTCTCTTGTCGCTCTCTGTATCCTGCAAAAACAAAGAAGCCAATAAACCTGTTTTTGCCTTAGGGACTGCCGTTGATTCCTCCGATTTTCAAAACCTGATTAAAGTACCGTTTGACAGCACCTTGGTCGCTCCTTTTTTTGAAAAATACCCGGAACTGAGCCGTTTCAAATCCGAAATAACAGTTTTGTATCGCAAATACCAATACCATTATATCTGGTATGACGACTCGGGAATCAATGAGCCTGGGAATTTATTGTATAATAAAATCTCAAATTTGGAATCCGAAGGTGTTCAAGCCAAAATCCCGTATAAAGAAAAACTGGACGATCTTTTTCTGCTTTCGAATGAAGAACAAAAACCCAATGTAGAAACTGAATTGTTGATTTCGGCATTGTACTTTTTTTATGCTGATAAAGTATTCAAAGGATTAGACCCCAAAAAATCAGTAGAAATGGGTTGGTACCTGCCCCGAAAAAAACAATCCTACGTTTCTTATTTAGACACCATTATCCTTAATCCATCACTGATTAATAAAGACGAAAAAGAAGTCTTGGGCCAATATTACCGCCTGAGAGAAGTGTTGCAACAATACCGTGAAATAGAGCAAAAAGGCGGTTGGAACACCATTGACTTAGACCCGGAGTTCCCATCACTGAAACCCAAAGACAGCTCCAAAACGATTGCCCAAATCAGACAACGTTTGTTTGCCACAGGCGATATTGCATCCGATTCTAAAAGTGCCATTTATGATGATGAATTAAAGGAAGGCATCCTGAAATACAAAAAAAGAAATGGTTTTACGCCCGATGCCGTTATTACGCCCAAACACATCGCAACCCTCAACATACCCGTTGCAGCACGCATCAAAACCATCATTGTGAACATGGAGCGTTGCCGATGGATTTCGGCAGATATGTCTAAAGCCAAAGAACTCATCGTCATCAACATTCCTTCCTTTCAACTGACGTATTTTAAAGAGGGAAAACCCGAATTAATTTCGAAAGTTGTCGTGGGAAAAACCCTGAATAAAACCGTTGTTTTTAGTGCCGACATGAAATATATTGTGTTCAGTCCGTATTGGAATGTACCGCGAAGTATCATCAAAAAAGAAATTGAACCGGCTATGGCCAAAAACCCAAACTACCTCGCCAAACACAATATGGAATGGAACAACGGCAACATCCGACAAAAACCGGGACCGAAAAACTCCCTTGGATTGGTGAAATTCCTATTCCCCAATTCGAATTCGATTTACTTGCACGATACGCCATCCAAAAGTTTATTTAATGAAGAAAAAAGAGCGTTCAGCCACGGTTGCATTCGAATTGCGAAACCCAAAGAACTGGCCAATCTTATCCTGAAAGACGACAAAAACTGGACACCCGCAAAAATTGAAGCAGCTATGAACAAAGGCGAAGAATCCTGGTACACGCTCAAAAACAAAATTCCCGTGTACATTGGGTATTTCACGGCTTGGGTAGACACCGAAGGAACCGTTCATTTTTATGACGATGTGTACCAACGCGATGACCGATTGGCGGCGATGTTGCTGGAGGAGTAG
- a CDS encoding nuclear transport factor 2 family protein → MKKQMLLLLSLVVLGCKSTMSDQTTAKAELNTTLDAWHKAAAEADASTYFGMMTDDAIYIGTDATENWDKKAFEAFAKPYFDTGKAWSFTALERHIYFDASGKLAWFDELLNTQMKLCRGSGVAVKIGKEWKIKHYVLSMTIPNDNNNEVVKIKAPIEDVLIKKHQQ, encoded by the coding sequence ATGAAAAAACAAATGTTACTCTTGTTGAGTCTTGTAGTCTTGGGTTGCAAAAGCACCATGTCCGATCAAACGACCGCTAAAGCGGAGCTGAATACCACACTCGATGCCTGGCATAAAGCCGCTGCCGAAGCTGATGCTAGCACTTATTTTGGAATGATGACCGATGATGCAATTTATATAGGAACTGACGCGACCGAAAATTGGGATAAAAAAGCCTTTGAAGCTTTTGCAAAACCCTATTTTGACACAGGAAAAGCGTGGAGTTTTACGGCTTTGGAACGTCATATTTATTTTGATGCCAGCGGAAAATTAGCTTGGTTTGATGAGTTGCTGAATACCCAGATGAAGCTTTGCAGAGGCTCTGGAGTAGCAGTAAAAATAGGGAAAGAATGGAAAATAAAACACTACGTATTATCTATGACGATTCCCAATGATAACAACAATGAAGTAGTGAAAATCAAAGCGCCGATTGAGGATGTTTTGATAAAAAAACACCAACAATAG
- a CDS encoding L,D-transpeptidase family protein: MKNIVLSVVIILFGFSMSSVHSIGTENQTADFFSIVQARQKPSINRAEIVLNEAVIANFFKKYPDLKTQQTSVSVLYKKRNYAPVWYDEKGLLAFARLLYTKVNTIEEEGLNANIAYQDKIDEIFDSNTEVKVSQTDAELLLSSMYLFYVQKVFNGIDTQKIREIGWFLPRKTLSYSTLLDSLIDNPKLLNKNEKQLFKQYYKLREALKKYRQIEKKGAWNFIEMDTSVKVLKPLNKSKTIVQIRQRLAVTGDLKNDSKSNVFDQELMNAVLNYKKRNGLKLNYNITHPLLRQMNVPIATRIKTIIVNMERCRWIPPELTKTDEYIIINIPSFTLLYKKNGKTELESKVFVGKIMTETVIFSANMTQIVFSPYWNLPRSIIDYELKLNIKEDKNYLESHNMEWNNGNVRQKPGPKNSLGLVKFVFPNSNDIYLHDTPVKSLFEYETRAFSHGCINVSKAKELAFLLLKDDPDWPFSRINEAMKGVKETTCELKRKIPVHIGYFTAWVNDAGEINFYTDVYDRDDRLAELVFAEDSKKK, encoded by the coding sequence ATGAAAAACATTGTTTTATCTGTAGTAATTATACTTTTCGGCTTTTCAATGTCCTCCGTTCACAGCATCGGAACAGAAAATCAAACCGCCGATTTCTTTTCTATTGTCCAAGCCCGTCAAAAACCCAGTATCAACCGAGCAGAAATTGTCCTTAACGAAGCTGTTATTGCCAATTTTTTTAAGAAATATCCTGACTTAAAAACACAGCAAACCAGCGTATCTGTTTTATACAAAAAAAGAAATTACGCCCCCGTTTGGTATGACGAAAAAGGACTCCTTGCTTTTGCCCGTTTATTGTATACCAAAGTCAATACAATCGAAGAAGAAGGACTGAATGCCAACATTGCTTATCAAGATAAAATCGACGAAATTTTCGATTCAAATACCGAAGTAAAGGTATCGCAAACAGATGCTGAGCTATTGCTTTCCTCAATGTATCTGTTTTATGTTCAAAAAGTATTTAACGGCATTGACACCCAAAAAATTAGAGAAATTGGATGGTTTTTGCCTCGAAAAACGCTCTCTTATTCTACTCTTTTAGATTCTTTAATCGATAATCCCAAGTTATTAAATAAAAACGAAAAACAGTTATTTAAACAATATTACAAACTGCGGGAAGCTTTAAAAAAATACCGCCAAATCGAAAAAAAAGGTGCTTGGAATTTTATCGAAATGGACACTTCCGTAAAAGTGCTGAAACCATTGAACAAATCCAAAACCATTGTGCAAATCAGACAGCGTTTAGCCGTTACGGGAGATTTAAAAAACGATTCCAAAAGCAATGTGTTCGACCAGGAATTAATGAATGCCGTATTAAATTATAAAAAAAGGAACGGTCTAAAACTAAATTATAACATCACACATCCGCTGTTGCGACAAATGAATGTGCCCATTGCAACCCGCATCAAAACCATTATCGTTAACATGGAGCGTTGCCGATGGATTCCGCCCGAATTGACAAAAACCGATGAATACATCATTATCAACATTCCGTCCTTTACCTTGTTGTATAAAAAAAATGGAAAAACCGAATTAGAATCAAAAGTCTTCGTGGGTAAAATTATGACCGAAACCGTCATTTTTAGTGCTAATATGACTCAAATTGTATTTAGTCCGTATTGGAATTTGCCCCGAAGCATCATAGACTACGAGCTAAAACTCAACATAAAAGAAGACAAAAACTATCTGGAATCCCATAACATGGAATGGAATAATGGGAATGTCAGACAAAAACCCGGACCTAAAAATTCGCTGGGACTCGTTAAGTTTGTTTTCCCCAATTCTAATGATATTTATTTACACGACACGCCTGTCAAAAGTCTGTTTGAATACGAAACCCGAGCTTTCAGTCACGGTTGCATCAATGTCAGCAAGGCCAAAGAATTGGCTTTTTTACTCTTAAAAGACGATCCGGACTGGCCTTTTTCCCGCATCAACGAAGCGATGAAAGGTGTTAAGGAAACGACTTGTGAACTCAAAAGAAAAATTCCCGTTCACATTGGCTATTTTACGGCTTGGGTAAATGATGCCGGCGAAATCAATTTTTATACGGATGTTTACGACAGAGACGACCGATTAGCCGAATTGGTATTTGCCGAAGATTCCAAAAAGAAATAA
- the trmB gene encoding tRNA (guanosine(46)-N7)-methyltransferase TrmB, translating to MGSKNKLKRFKENETFNNVFQPTREEVVGDLFPLKGKWNSEFFKNDHPLVLELGCGKGEYSVGLAERYPNKNFVGIDIKGARFWRGAKTAVETGLHNVAFIRTQIELINHIFAENEVDEIWITFPDPQIKYKRTKHRMTNSEFLQLYKKILKKDGVVNLKTDSEFMHGYTLGLLHGEGHEVLYANHNVYVNEGSPEEVTAFQTFYEKQYLEINKAITYIRFRIKE from the coding sequence GTGGGAAGCAAAAATAAATTAAAAAGGTTCAAGGAAAACGAAACATTCAATAACGTTTTTCAACCGACAAGAGAAGAAGTGGTAGGCGATTTATTCCCTTTGAAAGGAAAATGGAATTCGGAATTCTTCAAAAATGACCATCCGTTGGTATTGGAATTAGGCTGTGGAAAAGGAGAATATTCGGTTGGATTAGCAGAACGATATCCCAATAAAAACTTTGTAGGAATCGACATCAAAGGCGCTCGTTTCTGGCGTGGTGCAAAAACGGCTGTGGAAACCGGATTGCACAATGTGGCTTTTATCAGAACTCAAATCGAATTGATTAATCATATTTTTGCGGAAAACGAAGTAGATGAAATCTGGATTACGTTTCCGGATCCGCAAATCAAGTACAAACGCACCAAACACAGAATGACCAATTCGGAATTTCTGCAATTGTATAAAAAAATCCTCAAAAAAGACGGTGTCGTAAACTTAAAAACTGACAGCGAATTCATGCACGGATACACCCTGGGATTGTTGCATGGTGAAGGGCACGAGGTTTTATATGCCAACCATAATGTGTATGTAAACGAAGGAAGTCCGGAGGAAGTGACTGCTTTTCAGACCTTTTACGAAAAACAATATTTGGAAATTAACAAAGCAATTACGTATATTCGATTCCGAATTAAGGAATAG
- a CDS encoding LysE family transporter, translating into MNLAISLLLGFFTAVIGILPPGLINMTAVKVNLKEGKKSALWFVLGAVTVIFCQAYLAILFAQFIDNRPEVVVLLREVGFGIFAILTIYFLWIAKAPKIKKGKIKKKSTTTRFFLGMLLSVLNFFPIPYYVFVSITLASYRLFSFDTTSILVFVSGVVLGSFLVFYCYITFFKKIEDKTAYLMANMNTIIGCITGLISVITLFNIIKYYLG; encoded by the coding sequence ATGAATTTAGCCATCTCTTTACTTTTAGGTTTTTTTACTGCAGTCATTGGGATTCTTCCGCCGGGATTAATCAATATGACCGCTGTAAAAGTCAATCTGAAAGAAGGGAAAAAGAGTGCGCTGTGGTTTGTTTTGGGCGCAGTAACCGTGATTTTTTGTCAAGCATATTTAGCTATTTTATTCGCTCAGTTTATAGATAATCGTCCAGAAGTTGTTGTTTTATTACGGGAAGTTGGATTTGGTATATTTGCAATCTTAACGATTTACTTTTTGTGGATTGCCAAAGCACCCAAAATTAAAAAAGGAAAGATTAAAAAAAAGAGTACAACCACCCGTTTTTTTCTGGGAATGTTACTTTCGGTACTTAACTTTTTTCCAATTCCGTATTATGTTTTTGTGAGTATTACTTTGGCTTCGTATCGCTTGTTTTCTTTCGATACGACTTCTATTTTGGTTTTTGTGAGCGGTGTGGTCTTGGGTTCTTTTTTGGTTTTTTATTGTTACATCACGTTCTTTAAAAAAATAGAAGACAAAACCGCCTACCTCATGGCAAACATGAATACCATCATTGGCTGCATTACAGGATTGATTTCTGTTATCACTCTTTTTAATATTATAAAATATTATTTGGGTTAG
- a CDS encoding MGMT family protein, whose translation MSNDNFFERVYAIARQIPYGRVTSYGAIAKALGAARSARMVGWAMNASHNLEDVPAHRVVNRKGLLTGKLHFDGTNLMQQLLENEGIEVIDNQIVNFENHFWEPEVRRD comes from the coding sequence ATGTCAAACGATAATTTTTTCGAAAGGGTTTACGCCATTGCCAGACAAATTCCTTACGGAAGAGTAACGTCATACGGCGCTATTGCAAAAGCTTTGGGAGCGGCTCGTTCTGCACGAATGGTGGGTTGGGCAATGAATGCTTCTCATAATTTAGAAGATGTTCCGGCGCATCGTGTAGTGAACCGAAAAGGATTACTTACCGGGAAACTTCATTTTGACGGAACAAATCTCATGCAGCAGTTACTCGAAAACGAAGGAATTGAAGTGATAGATAATCAGATTGTGAATTTCGAGAACCATTTTTGGGAACCGGAAGTCAGAAGGGATTGA
- a CDS encoding Mrp/NBP35 family ATP-binding protein: MKLDRKEVLKALETITIAGEGKNMVESGAISNVITFGDEVVVDLVLHTPAMHIKKRAEDDIKKTILELVSPEAKIKINTKVEVPDKPEVKGKAIPGIKNIIAVASGKGGVGKSTVTANLAVTLAKMGFSVGILDADIYGPSMPIMFDVETEKPISILVDGKSKMKPIESYEVKILSIGFFTSPSQAVIWRGPMASKALNQMIFDADWGELDFMLIDLPPGTGDIHLSIMQSLPITGAVVVSTPQAVALADAKKGVSMFLSEAINVPVLGIIENMAYFTPEELPENKYYIFGKEGARNLAEDLGVPFLGEVPIVQSIREAGDYGRPAALQTGSVIETVFEEITRNVVQETVNRNESLPATEAIKITTMAGCSAVKK; the protein is encoded by the coding sequence ATGAAATTAGATAGAAAAGAAGTTCTTAAAGCTTTAGAAACGATAACTATAGCTGGAGAGGGAAAAAATATGGTAGAAAGTGGTGCTATTTCAAACGTAATCACTTTTGGGGATGAGGTAGTAGTAGATTTAGTATTGCACACGCCAGCCATGCACATCAAAAAACGCGCAGAAGATGATATCAAGAAAACCATTCTTGAATTAGTATCTCCGGAAGCCAAAATCAAAATTAATACGAAAGTTGAAGTTCCGGACAAACCAGAGGTGAAAGGAAAAGCAATTCCCGGAATAAAAAATATTATAGCAGTAGCTTCCGGAAAAGGAGGCGTAGGAAAATCTACCGTAACAGCAAACTTAGCCGTAACATTAGCTAAAATGGGATTTTCAGTAGGGATTTTGGATGCCGATATTTACGGACCATCCATGCCAATCATGTTTGATGTAGAAACCGAAAAACCAATTTCAATTTTGGTAGACGGAAAATCAAAAATGAAACCTATCGAAAGCTACGAAGTAAAAATCTTATCAATAGGATTTTTTACCTCACCAAGCCAAGCCGTAATCTGGAGAGGACCCATGGCTTCTAAAGCATTAAACCAAATGATTTTTGATGCTGATTGGGGAGAATTAGACTTCATGCTAATTGATTTACCTCCAGGAACAGGCGATATTCACCTTTCGATCATGCAATCATTGCCAATCACCGGAGCAGTTGTTGTGAGCACGCCACAAGCCGTAGCGCTTGCCGATGCTAAAAAAGGAGTTTCAATGTTCTTGTCTGAAGCAATTAACGTTCCTGTTCTCGGAATCATCGAAAACATGGCTTATTTTACACCCGAAGAATTACCCGAAAATAAATATTACATCTTTGGGAAAGAAGGCGCCCGTAATCTTGCAGAAGATTTAGGAGTTCCTTTCCTTGGTGAAGTGCCAATCGTACAGTCCATTCGTGAAGCAGGCGATTACGGTCGTCCGGCAGCATTACAAACCGGTTCGGTAATCGAAACAGTTTTTGAAGAAATTACCAGAAATGTGGTTCAGGAAACCGTAAACAGAAACGAAAGTTTACCGGCAACCGAAGCCATCAAAATAACAACAATGGCAGGCTGTTCTGCAGTAAAAAAATAA
- a CDS encoding NifU family protein, with translation MTTEELTSNVLRALDEIRPFLNSDGGDITLISIEEGKHVKVRLEGACTSCSVNQMTLRAGVETTIKKFAPQIETVVNIL, from the coding sequence ATGACCACAGAAGAATTAACAAGCAACGTTCTAAGAGCACTCGACGAAATCAGACCTTTTCTGAATTCAGATGGCGGTGACATCACACTCATCTCCATCGAGGAAGGCAAACACGTCAAAGTACGTCTCGAAGGCGCTTGCACCAGTTGTAGCGTAAACCAAATGACGCTAAGAGCCGGAGTCGAAACAACGATCAAAAAATTTGCACCCCAAATCGAAACTGTTGTTAATATTCTATAA
- a CDS encoding 2Fe-2S iron-sulfur cluster-binding protein, translated as MDVLIKIKDREGIVHELQAPTDMAMNIMELCKAYELPVEGTCGGMAMCASCQCYVLNDVPLPEMGEDEEAMLSEAFYVKSNSRLGCQIPITESLEGLELELAPEN; from the coding sequence ATGGATGTATTAATAAAAATTAAAGACAGAGAAGGAATCGTTCATGAATTACAAGCGCCAACAGATATGGCCATGAACATCATGGAATTATGTAAAGCCTATGAACTTCCCGTAGAAGGAACTTGCGGCGGAATGGCCATGTGTGCTTCTTGTCAATGTTACGTGCTAAACGATGTGCCGTTACCAGAAATGGGCGAAGACGAAGAAGCCATGTTATCCGAAGCATTCTATGTAAAATCCAACAGTCGTTTGGGCTGTCAAATCCCAATCACCGAAAGCCTGGAAGGATTAGAACTGGAGTTAGCTCCAGAAAATTAA
- a CDS encoding 2Fe-2S iron-sulfur cluster-binding protein, with the protein MQQDILIKITNREGITHQVQAPTDMNLSIMELIRSFELAPFGTVGHCGGRAMCTSCQCRILNDVPLKKRNEKEEALLLETISLESNIRLGCQIPITENLEGLEIELVPLS; encoded by the coding sequence ATGCAACAAGATATTTTAATTAAAATCACCAATAGAGAAGGAATTACGCATCAAGTTCAAGCACCTACAGATATGAACTTAAGTATTATGGAGTTAATTCGGTCTTTCGAGTTAGCACCTTTTGGAACTGTTGGACATTGTGGTGGCAGAGCCATGTGTACATCCTGTCAATGTCGTATTCTTAATGATGTGCCGCTTAAAAAAAGAAATGAAAAAGAAGAAGCTTTATTGTTGGAAACAATTTCTTTAGAATCCAATATTCGTTTAGGATGTCAAATCCCAATCACCGAAAATTTAGAAGGACTAGAAATAGAGTTAGTTCCTTTGTCATAG
- a CDS encoding DUF3050 domain-containing protein: MTIETINAKIEPQKELLLHHPLYKKVQTIEDLQSFLENHVYAVWDFMSLLKALQAKLTCTTTPWFATKNPETRYLINEIVLAEESDLSIDGRRLSHYEMYIEAMQSCGANTTGIEHFLSEVDSLQNIFVAIKKSTLHPNIKNFLDFTFKVIEEGKAHKIAAAFTFGREDLIPSMFTEILKNFQENFPKTDLSKLIYYFERHIELDADEHGPMAMKMITELCGDSEQKWAEVEEVSILALEKRVGLWDAIEESILMKVEMA, encoded by the coding sequence ATGACTATTGAAACAATCAACGCTAAAATTGAACCTCAAAAAGAGCTGTTGTTACACCATCCTTTATATAAAAAAGTACAAACAATTGAAGATTTACAGTCTTTTTTAGAAAATCATGTATATGCGGTTTGGGATTTCATGTCGCTGCTAAAAGCTTTACAAGCTAAATTAACCTGCACCACCACGCCATGGTTTGCCACTAAAAATCCGGAAACCAGATATTTAATCAACGAAATTGTATTGGCCGAAGAAAGTGACTTATCTATTGACGGTCGCCGTTTAAGTCATTATGAAATGTACATTGAAGCCATGCAATCTTGTGGCGCAAATACAACAGGAATCGAACATTTTTTATCCGAAGTGGATTCCTTGCAAAACATATTTGTTGCTATCAAAAAAAGTACGCTTCATCCCAATATAAAAAACTTTTTAGACTTTACTTTTAAAGTAATCGAAGAAGGGAAAGCGCATAAAATTGCCGCAGCATTTACTTTTGGCAGAGAAGATTTGATTCCAAGTATGTTTACCGAAATCCTTAAAAACTTTCAGGAAAATTTCCCAAAAACTGATTTGAGTAAACTCATTTACTATTTTGAAAGACATATCGAATTAGACGCTGATGAACACGGCCCGATGGCAATGAAAATGATTACCGAACTTTGTGGCGATAGCGAACAAAAATGGGCAGAAGTTGAAGAAGTTTCGATTTTGGCCTTAGAAAAACGCGTTGGACTTTGGGATGCGATTGAAGAAAGCATTCTGATGAAAGTTGAAATGGCATAA